The Rheinheimera mangrovi genome contains the following window.
AAATAATAAATTCATCCCCGCCAATACGGGCCACAGTATCAGAGGAACGAACTGCATGCTGCAGCCGCTCTGCCACTTGCTGTAATAACAAATCACCCACTGCATGACCATGAGTGTCATTCACAGGCTTAAATTTGTTTAAGTCCAACAACATTAACGCCAGAGTCTTTTGATGCCGTACCGCATACTGCAGGGCTTTGTGTAAGCGGTCTGAAAACAGCGTGCGGTTAGGTAATCCAGTTAGAGTATCGTGCTGCGCCATATAACGCATCCGCTCTTCGATTTTGCGTCGTTCTGTTAAATCACGACTCACTCCTAATATGCCAACAAAGACACCTTCGGCGTCGTACATACCGGAGATTTTGACTTCACTCCAGACCCGTCGGCCGTCTTTACATACTTGCTCCACTTCACCGACATAGTCCGGATAGGGCTGGCCTTCCTGCAAAGCTTTGGCTGCTTTTTTCATTTGCAGTTTCACCTGTGCATAAGACTCTGGCGTGACCAATTGCTGCATTTGCTGCTGCATCAGCTCTGTGACGGTAAAACCAGTCAACTTTTCTGCAGAAGGGCTGATATAAGTAAAATGCCCATTAAGATCCATAGTCCAGATCACATCAGTGGCATGATCGGCCAATAAACGATGCCGCTCTTCACTGCGTTTTAACGCTTCGATGGCATTGCTGCGTTCTATCACAATTTCAGCCAAAGCCGCACTTTCGCTGATCAGCTGGATATCCTGCTCCGAGGGCGACGTTACCTCTTTATGATAAATAGCAAAGGTCCCCAATACTTTCCCCTGACGGTTTTTAATAGGTTCAGACCAACAAGAGCGGATACCTGCTATATCCACCAAAGCCTGATAGGGTTGCCAATAGGGATGCACACGCACATCCTCTACAACCACCCTTTGACCTAAAAATGCAGCAGTCCCACAAGACCCCACACCATAACCTGCCGCTATACCCTCTATGGCTGCATTGTATTCATCAGGCAAATGCGGGGCTGAAGCCACATGCAAAAAACCTTGATCATCCAGCAACAACACTGTGCAGCTGGCCGAAGGGTCCATCTGTTCAGCCCCTTCGACCAAAGTATCCAATACTTTTTGCAGAGGAGCCTGTTCAACAATCATCGACAGGACCCTGCCTCTGTTTTGCTGCATCAGGGCCGATCGCTGACCGGCAATCACAATAGCCCGGAGTTTACGATTAACCCGATAGACAAAAAATATAAAAGCCAAAGCAGCAGGAACGATAACAAAAGCGGCAGTACCCAGCAGCAACCAGCCAGAATCAGCCTGCAACAAGCCTGAGGCATCAACAAATGCCGGAGTTGTGATCAACAGTCCATGTAACACTACTCGCCAAAGCTTCACGTTATTCCCCTATATCTTCATTCCATAACTCTGGTTTAGTGGCAATAAAGTCCTGCATCAGTTGCATACATTCAGCATTGTCCTGAACGACAAGTTCAACGCCACGGCTTTTGACATAGTCCTCAGGCCCCTGAAAAGTACGGTTTTCACCCACGACCACCTTAGGAATGCCATAAAGCAACACTGTGCCACTGCACATATCGCATGGAGATAAAGTGGAATACAGCACGGCTCGTTGGTAGTCTTTTGCCGTTAAACGACCGGCGTTTTCCAGACAATCCATTTCCGCATGTAGCACACAGCTGCTTTTTTGTACCCGCTGATTGTGGCCACGGCCGACAATTTCCCCACCAATCACCAGCACTGAACCTATAGGGATCCCCCCTTCGGCTAAACTTTTTCTGGCTTGTTCTATCGCAGCTAACATAAAAGGGTCTGTCATTCGCTTTATCCTGTAGATCGGCTGTCGATCATCTGAAATGAGCCACAGGCGCTTAAAAGCTTGTGGCTATGTTTCAGTAGTTTAGTGAGAAAAACAGAAAAAGAAGTGTAGATCGATAAATTAAATTGCCTGTGCTTCAGGCGCGGCCGGAAGGTAGGTTATACAATCCAGCGGGCAAACTTCAATACAGGCTGGCTGGTCGTAAAAACCAACACATTCAGTACATAGGTCTGCATCCACCTGATAGTGGCTTTCCCCCCTGTAAATCGCCGTATTCGGGCATTCCGGCACACACATATCACAGTTAATACAAAGGGCTTCTATCCACACTGACATAAAGTGTCCCCACAAGTCGCTTTAGCCTGAACCTTCTGTCGCTTCAGCAAAAAACCATAATCCGGACTCACTCCAGCAGGCAACTGAAACCAAACCTGATAGCCAGAACCAGGTGCAATCAGCAATGGTTGGCCATCTGCGGCATAGAAAACAGACTCTAACGCTGTGACGCCTTGCGGGGTCATCAGCAATAGTTGATCGTCAAAGCTAAAACGATTTTTTACCTGCAACAATGCCTGACCCTGAGCGTTGAATTCACCGCTGAACTCCCCCACCAGTAACTGCTCGCCTTCGCTATGGCTGGTTTGGTAATTTTGCAAATCGGCGGGCACATGACGGCGCAAAAAGCCTTCAGTAAAACCGCGGTTCGCCATGCCGTTCAATTGCTGCAATAAATCAACATCAAAGCTTTTGCCCGCCATAGCATCATCTATGGCTTGGCGATAGACCTGAGCTGTGCGCGCTACATAATAAGGTGACTTAGTGCGGCCTTCGATTTTCAGTGAATGCACGCCCATAGCTGTTAAAGCAGGCACATGCTGCACAGCACGTAAATCTTTGGAATTAAAGATGTAACTACCATGCTCATCTTCGTCCAACAGCATCAGCTCGCCAGGACGGCCTTGTTCTTCCACCAATACAGGTGGAGCTAATGGCGAAACCACTGGCTTATATTGCCCCACCTCATCGGCCTGCGCTTGATGGCTTTGATAAGACCAACGACAAGCATTAGTGCAAGCGCCCTGATTGGGGTCGCGTTTATTGATGTAACCCGACAACAAGCAGCGGCCGGAATAAGCCATACACAAAGCACCATGTACAAAAACTTCCAGCTCCATTTCTGGCACTTTTTCGCGGATTTGCGCTATTTCTTCCAGCGCCAGCTCGCGGGATAAAATCACCCGCTCTATGCCTTGTTGCTGCCAAAACAATACAGCGGCCCAATTGACTGTGTTGGCCTGCACCGACAAATGCAGCGGCATTTGGGGGAAATGCTGACGTAACAAAAACACCACACCGGGGTCAGACACAATAAGCGCATCAGGCCCCAGCGCTATAGCAGGAGCCATATCTTCAACAAAACGCTGCAACTTACTGTTATGCGGCGCAATATTGACCACCAGATAAAACTTCTTGCCCTGCTGATGCGCTTCCTTAATGCCAATAGCCAGAGTATCCAGATCAAATTCGTTATTGCGCACCCGCAAACTAAAACGGGGCTGCCCGGCATAGACGGCATCGGCACCATATGCAAAAGCCATCCGCATGGCTTTTAAACTACCGGCCGGAGATAAAAGTTCAGGAGCATTCATCGGTGTAACCTACACATTCGAAAGAAAAGAGGCGCATCATAGCGCCTGCTTTTATCCGGGTTTTGCGTTGGATCAAACCACTTTGGAATAACTCAAGCTATTGGCCTGATGCAGGTAACGGTCAAAACTGGCACAGACTAAACGCACCAGTAACCGGCCCAGTGGCGTCACCTGAATAACACTATCAGAGCATTGCACTAAGCCATCGGCAATCAGTGGGTCGAGCTTAGGTAAGGCATCAGCAAAATAGCTCCAGAAATCCTCGATAGCAAAGCGCTGACAAAAGTCAGGGATATCCAGTTTAAAATGGCAAATCAGCTGGCTGATCAACGCAGCACGGATTTTATCGTCCTGGCTTAAGCTAAAACCCCGTTCCAGCGGCAACTGCCCGTCATTCAATTGCTGCTGATAATGCGATAACTCTTTTTGGTTTTGCCAGATCACACCATTCACCTGACTAATAGAAGACACACCCAAGCCAATCAGAGCATCCTGGCCCGCTGTGGTGTAGCCCTGAAAATTTCGCTGCAATTTGCCTTGTTGCTGCGCTTTGGCTAAAGAGTCTGTGGTTTTGGCGAAATGATCCATACCAATACACTGGTAACCAGCTTCACTGAACTCTTTAATGGCCAGTTGCAACAAAGCCAGTTTATCTTCAGCCTGCGGCAGGCTTTGGGTAGGAATTTTGCGCTGGGCGGCAAAACGGGTGGGCATATGGGCATAACTGAATAACGACACCCGGTCAGGATCAAGCTGCAGGACGCTTTGCAGCGTCTGTAAAAATCGCTCCGGTTTTTGGTAAGGCAAGCCGTACACCAAATCCAGATTAATAGAGCTAAAGCCTAAACGTTTAGCTTCCAGCACCAAAGCTTGCACCAGATCTTCGCTTTGCACCCTGTTAATGGTGATTTGCACTTGCTCGTCAAAGTCCTGCACACCAAAACTAACCCGGCTAAAACCCAGCTGGCGTAAATGAGCCAGCTTTTCCAGGCTACAACTGCGTGGGTCTATTTCTATCGAAAGCTCAGCATCGGCTTTGAATACAAAATGTTGTCTGAGCAAATGCATAAGCAAAGACAACTGATCTTCAGTCAAAAAAGTGGGAGTGCCGCCGCCTAAATGCAGCTGTGAAATGGTTTTATCGCTCAGTAGTGGCTGATACAATGCCATCTCTGTCGCCAGATTTTGCAGATACAAATCAGCTTTTTCACTATGGCGGGTCACTATTTTGTTACAGCCACAGTAGTAACACAGTTGCTGACAAAACGGGATATGCAGATACAAACACAGCTCTGAAGCTGCATTGGTTAACGCCGCCTGGACAGCGGATGCTGGAAAGTCAGGCTGTAAAGATAAAGCCGTTGGATACGAGGTATAACGGGGACCATTCACCGAATATTTCTGTATTAACTCAGCTGACCATAACACCTGCATTGAACTTTTCTCTGTTATCCCCTCAAAGGTGCTGCAGTTTAAAACATCAGCTTTGACTCTGTTTTGATCTGAAACAAAGTCAGTCACTGCCTTTTTATAGTTCCTATACAGTTCCGATAACGACCAAAGCCCATAAAACGGCGACAAATCCAGCTGGAAAAATTCAGCGAATTAACTTAGAATGAACGTTCACTCTAAATGGAGATTTTAAACATGCAGCGTTCCCGCATTGTATTTTTTGCCCTATCTGCCCTGGCGGGCTCTGTTGCTTTGGCCGGTTGTGGCCAGGCTCAACAAGCCTCAGCTCCTGCGGCTCAGGCCATGCCTGTGGGTGTAGTCACACTGAAAAGTCAGGCCGTGACCTTAACCAAAGAATTACCAGGCCGCGTTGCCGCCTCGCAAATTGCCGAAATCCGCCCTCAAGTCGACGGCATAGTGCTGCAACGTTTATTTACCGAAGGGGGTGAAGTAAAAGCAGGTCAGGCTTTGTATCAAATCGACCCTGCCAGTTTTGACGCACAGCTTTCAAGCGCTAAAGCAGCGGTAGCACGTGCTCAGGCCAGTATTGCCAGCAGCAAATCTAAAGCCAGTCGTTATACCGAATTGTTAAAAATTAAAGCCGTCAGTCAGCAGGAATTTGATGAAGCTGATGCTAGCTATAAACAAGCTCAGGCCGATTTACTGACAGCTCAGGCTCAGCTGAAAACAGCTCAGATCAATCTGAACTACAGCAAAGTTTTATCTCCTATCAGCGGCCAGATTAGTAAGTCTGCAGTAACAGCAGGTGCTTTAGTCAGCGCTAACCAAACGACTGCTTTAGCTACTGTGACCCAGTTGGATCCTATTTATGTCGACCTGACTCAGTCGAGCAACGAGTTACTGCAGCTGAAAAAAGCGCTGGCATCCGGTGCTTTAGGTTCAGATGCTGCCATTCAGACCGTCGTTGAACTGAAAATGGAAGACGGTTCCGTTTACCCACACAAAGGCACTTTGCAATTTTCGGAAGTGACTGTGGATCCGGGTACTGGTTCTGTCACCTTAAGAGCACAATTTCCAAACCCTGAAAAGTTACTGCTACCAGGCATGTATGTACGGGCTGAAGTGGTTGAAGGGATTAAAGCCAACGCTATTCTGGCACCACAACGTGGTATCAGCCGTAACAGCAAAGGTGAAGCTACAGCCATGGTGATTGGTAAAGAAGGCAAAGTAGAAGCCCGTATTTTACAAGCCGACCGTACTATAGGTTCAGATTGGCTGGTCAGTAGCGGCTTAAATGCCGGTGATCAACTGATTATTGAAGGCTTACAGAAAATACGTCCTGGTGCGCCAGTTCAGGCTGTTCCGACCGATGCAGCTGCTCAAGCCAAGTCACAATAAAGCCAACGGAGAATCCTGATGTCACGATTTTTTATCGACAGGCCGATTTTTGCCTGGGTGTTGGCGATAGTGGTGATGCTGTCTGGTATTTTAGCCATCAATACCTTGCCAATCGCACAATATCCATCGATAGCGCCGCCTGCTATCAGCGTCAGCGCCAGCTATCCTGGTGCTTCTGCCCGTACTCTGGAAGATACAGTCACCCAGGTTATAGAGCAGAAAATGAAAGGTCTGGATGGCCTGATGTATATGTCATCCACGTCTGAATCCAATGGTTCTGTGACTTTAACCTTAACCTTCAGTGCCGATACCAACCCGGATATAGCTCAGGTTCAGGTGCAGAACAAACTGGCGTTGGCCACTCCTCTGTTACCGCAGGAAGTGCAGCGCCAGGGTGTCTCTGTAGCTAAATCAGCCCGGAACTTCCTGTTAGTCGCAGGTTTTGTGTCTGAAGACGGCAGCATGAGCAACATCGACATAGGTGATTATGTTGCATCAAACGTGCAGGACATCGTCTCCCGTGTCAATGGTGTAGGTGAAGTACAACTGTTTGGTTCTCAGTACGCTATGCGGATCTGGTTAGACCCGGCAAAACTGCAAAACTATAAGCTAACTACTGCCGATATCAGTGCAGCTATTAGTGCGCAGAATGCTCAGGTGTCTGCGGGTCAGTTAGGTGGTATGCCCGCTATTGAAGGCCAGCAACTGAATGCGACAGTCACTGCCCAAAGCCGCCTGCAAACGCCGGAGCAGTTCCGTCAGATTCTGGTGAAAACCAACAGTGACGGCTCAGTGGTGCGTTTAGCTGATGTAGCTAAAGTTGAGCTGGGTGGCGAAAACTACGGTGTTGTAGCCCGTTTTAACGGCAAACCTGCTTCTGGCTTAGGTGTCAAACTGGCCAGTGGTGCCAATGCGTTGGAAACAGCGGCAGGCGTGAAAAAAGCACTGGCGGATTTAGAACCTTTTTTCCCTGCTGGCTTAAAGTCTGTAGTGCCTTACGACACCACACCTTTTGTTTCTTTATCTATTGAAAAAGTAGTCAGCACCTTAATTGAAGCTGTAGTGCTGGTATTTTTTGTAATGTATCTGTTCCTGCAAAATTTCCGCGCCACTTTAATTCCTACCATAGCTGTGCCTGTGGTTTTGCTGGGTACCTTTGCTATTTTATCGGCTTTTGGTTACTCCATTAATACCCTGACTATGTTTGCAATGGTGCTGGCCATAGGTCTGCTGGTGGATGACGCTATAGTCGTAGTTGAAAACGTCGAGCGGGTAATGACCGAAGAGGGTTTGTCGCCGCTGGAAGCTACCCGTAAATCGATGGATGAAATCAAAGGTGCGCTGGTTGGTATCGCCATGGTGCTGTCCGCTGTGTTTGTGCCTATGGCGTTTTTTGGTGGCTCTACCGGCGTGATTTACCGCCAGTTCTCTATCACTCTGGTTTCTGCTATGGCTCTGTCGGTACTGGTGGCTTTAATTTTGACTCCAGCTTTATGTGCCACTTTATTAAAGCCAAGCCATGTGCATGATGACAGCTCTGTCTTAGGTAAGTTTTTCTCTGGCTTTAACCGCGGTTTTGATAAAACCAATCAAGGCGCACAGAGTTTTGTCGGTCGAATGATCAAGCAGAGCAAACGCTACTTGTTGGGTTATGCATTGATTGTTGGCGGTATGGTGTTTATTTTCAGTCAATTGCCTTCGGCGTTTTTACCAGACGAAGATCAGGGTATTTTGTTTAACCAGGTGGTGCTGCCAGCAGGTTCAACCACAGAACAAACCCTGAAAGTTGTAGAGAAAATGGAACACCATTTCCTGCAAGAACAGGGTGAAGCCGTGAAGTCTATTTTCACCGTCACTGGCTTTAGTTTTGCAGGTTCAGGCCAAAATGCTGCTTTAGGTTTTGTGAACTTAAAACACTGGGATGAGCGTCAGCGTCCTGATTTATCTGTAGGTGCGGTCGCTGGCAAAGCCATGGGCTATTTCGCCACCATCAAAGAAGCTTTTGTGTTCGCCTTCCCGCCACCTGCAGTAGTGGAGCTTGGCACAGCCAATGGCTTTAACCTGCATTTACAGGACAGAGGTGGCTTAGGTCACGACCAGTTACTGGCTGCCCGTAACCAATTATTGGGTATGGCCGCTCAAAGCCCGGTATTAGCTGGTGTGCGTCCAAATGGTCAGGAAGATATGCCTGAGCTGAAACTGGATATCGATCTGGCCAAAGCAGAAGCCTTGAATGTCAGTCAGGCCGATATTAACAGTACCTTAGCCACAGCCTGGGGTAGCAGCTACGTCAATGACTTTATTGACCGCGGCCGGGTGAAAAAAGTCTATCTGCAAGGTACTCCGGACAGTCGCATGGTGCCAGAGGACTTAACCAAATGGTATGTGCGCAACAGTGAAGGTGAGATGGTGCCATTTTCAGCCTTTGCTACCTCACACTGGACTTATGGCTCTCCTCGCCTGGAGCGTTATAACGGCTTCTCCTCTATGGAAATTCAGGGCGCTGCAGCACCTGGTTACAGTACCGGTCAGGCTATGGATGAAATGGAAAAACTGGCCAAACAGTTACCACCAGGCTTTGCTTATGAGTGGACTGGTATCTCTTACGAGGAGCGTTTAAGTGGTGGTCAGGCGCCTTTACTCTATGCCTTATCTCTGTTGGTGGTATTCCTTTGTTTAGCTGCCTTGTACGAAAGCTGGTCTGTACCTGCAGCCGTCATGATGATAGTGCCTCTGGGTGTGTTTGGTGCTGCCTTGGCTGCTCTTATTGCCCATTTATCCAACGACATCTATCTGCAGGTGGGTTTATTGACCACCATAGGCTTAGCCTCTAAAAACGCCATTCTGATCGTGGAGTTTGCCATACACCGCATGGAACAGGGCTTAGGTTTAGTCGAAGCTGCCATTGAAGCAGTGCGTTTGCGTCTGCGCCCTATCTTAATGACGTCCATGGCCTTTATTTGTGGTGTATTGCCGCTGGCTATAGCCTCCAGTGCAGGTTCAGGTGCGCAGAATGCTCTGGGTATTTCAGTGATAGGCGGTACTTTAGCTTCGTCTATCCTGGCCGTTCTTTTTGTGCCGATGTTTTTTGTGCTGGTTCGCCGTGTCTTCCCAAGCAAACATCAGGCAGCACAGGAGAAAGCAGAATGAAATTAAAAACTTTAAGTTTAAGCGCTTTGGCGGTATTGGTATTAAGTGCCTGTCAGCTGGCACCAGAACAACAAGCTATTGAGTTACCTGTGCCACAAAACTATGCACTGGCTTCCGGTGATTCGGGAGTTAAAGCGGCAGAACTGCATTGGCAACAGTTTTTCAGTAACCCTAAGCTGCAACAACTGATAGAGCTAAGCCTTGCGAACAACAAAGACTTACAAATCGCTGCACTCAATGTGCAGCGTGTCCGGGCTTTGTATCAAATTGAAGACTCAGCTTTGTATCCGTCTTTGGACTTAAATGCTTCAGGCACACGCCAGCGTTTACCGGCCGATTTAACAGGTACTGGCAATGCCCAAATCAATCAGCAATACAGCGCAACTGTGGGTATAACCTCGTACGAGCTGGATTTCTGGGGCAAAGTACGTAATCAGTCAGAGCAAGCTTTACAGCAGCTGTATTCAACAGAACAGGCGCAATTAAGCAGCCAGATCAGTCTGGTCGCAGAACTAGCCAATGCCTGGCTGACTTATGCGGCTGATCAACAGTTGTTGGAACTGGCTGCCCATACCTTGCACAGCCAGCAAAAAACGCTGGAACTGACTGAGCAGAGCTATAACTTAGGCGCAGCTTCAGCTTTAACACTGCAGCAAGTGAAAAGTACTGTAGCGACAGCCAAAGTGGATATAGCTCGTTATCAGCGTTTACTGCAACGGGATAAAAATGCCTTGGATCTGTTAACTGGATCACAGGTAGCAGACGATCTACTGCCGGATCAACCACTAAGCAAAATCCTGCAATTACCAGAATTGCCAGCGGGTTTACCTTCGGATTTATTGCAACAACGACCAGATTTAAAAGCGGCAGAACATGACTTATTGGCCGCCAATGCCAATATTGGCATTGCTAAAGCCGCTTTTTTCCCCAGCATCAGCCTAACGGCCAATGCGGGCTCGGCCTCGGCTGAGTTGGATAATCTGTTTAAAAGTGGTTCAGGCAGCTGGAGTTTTATGCCGTCGGTCAACCTGCCAATCTTTAATATGGGCCGTACTCAAGCCAATTTAGAGGTGGCCGAAGCTCAGCAGCAAGTCGCACTGGTGACTTACCAGCAGAAAATCCAGCAGGCTTTTCGTGAAGTGTCTGATGGTTTAGCGGACCGTGAAGGGTATGCAGCCCAGTTACAGGCTCAGCAAGACCTGGCCAACAGCAACCAGCAAAGCTTTCTATTATCCGAAGCACGCTTTAAACAAGGTGCTGACAGCTATCTGCAGGTACTGGACGCCCAGCGTTCCTGGTACAGCGCACAACAACAACTGATCAGCGGCCAGCAAGCTTTGCTTGCCAGCCAGATTAGTTTGTATAAAGTGCTCGGCGGTGGCTGGCAACAAAGTAATATGTCAGCCGAATAAATGTGTGCTCACCGGGCTTTCGAGCCCGGTGTCGGAGTTCCCAATGACAGAAAAAACAGCAAAAAGACATACAGATCCAGCGTTAGCAGAAGCGCGGAGAAATC
Protein-coding sequences here:
- a CDS encoding efflux transporter outer membrane subunit; this encodes MKLKTLSLSALAVLVLSACQLAPEQQAIELPVPQNYALASGDSGVKAAELHWQQFFSNPKLQQLIELSLANNKDLQIAALNVQRVRALYQIEDSALYPSLDLNASGTRQRLPADLTGTGNAQINQQYSATVGITSYELDFWGKVRNQSEQALQQLYSTEQAQLSSQISLVAELANAWLTYAADQQLLELAAHTLHSQQKTLELTEQSYNLGAASALTLQQVKSTVATAKVDIARYQRLLQRDKNALDLLTGSQVADDLLPDQPLSKILQLPELPAGLPSDLLQQRPDLKAAEHDLLAANANIGIAKAAFFPSISLTANAGSASAELDNLFKSGSGSWSFMPSVNLPIFNMGRTQANLEVAEAQQQVALVTYQQKIQQAFREVSDGLADREGYAAQLQAQQDLANSNQQSFLLSEARFKQGADSYLQVLDAQRSWYSAQQQLISGQQALLASQISLYKVLGGGWQQSNMSAE
- a CDS encoding sensor domain-containing diguanylate cyclase, which encodes MKLWRVVLHGLLITTPAFVDASGLLQADSGWLLLGTAAFVIVPAALAFIFFVYRVNRKLRAIVIAGQRSALMQQNRGRVLSMIVEQAPLQKVLDTLVEGAEQMDPSASCTVLLLDDQGFLHVASAPHLPDEYNAAIEGIAAGYGVGSCGTAAFLGQRVVVEDVRVHPYWQPYQALVDIAGIRSCWSEPIKNRQGKVLGTFAIYHKEVTSPSEQDIQLISESAALAEIVIERSNAIEALKRSEERHRLLADHATDVIWTMDLNGHFTYISPSAEKLTGFTVTELMQQQMQQLVTPESYAQVKLQMKKAAKALQEGQPYPDYVGEVEQVCKDGRRVWSEVKISGMYDAEGVFVGILGVSRDLTERRKIEERMRYMAQHDTLTGLPNRTLFSDRLHKALQYAVRHQKTLALMLLDLNKFKPVNDTHGHAVGDLLLQQVAERLQHAVRSSDTVARIGGDEFIILLPQVDELQHATTVADKIQQALAQPFDVHGLEIQIGCSIGLACYPQDGETDLALSKVADQRMYQQKAEHHASQSKIASIS
- a CDS encoding efflux RND transporter periplasmic adaptor subunit; the protein is MQRSRIVFFALSALAGSVALAGCGQAQQASAPAAQAMPVGVVTLKSQAVTLTKELPGRVAASQIAEIRPQVDGIVLQRLFTEGGEVKAGQALYQIDPASFDAQLSSAKAAVARAQASIASSKSKASRYTELLKIKAVSQQEFDEADASYKQAQADLLTAQAQLKTAQINLNYSKVLSPISGQISKSAVTAGALVSANQTTALATVTQLDPIYVDLTQSSNELLQLKKALASGALGSDAAIQTVVELKMEDGSVYPHKGTLQFSEVTVDPGTGSVTLRAQFPNPEKLLLPGMYVRAEVVEGIKANAILAPQRGISRNSKGEATAMVIGKEGKVEARILQADRTIGSDWLVSSGLNAGDQLIIEGLQKIRPGAPVQAVPTDAAAQAKSQ
- a CDS encoding YfhL family 4Fe-4S dicluster ferredoxin; translation: MSVWIEALCINCDMCVPECPNTAIYRGESHYQVDADLCTECVGFYDQPACIEVCPLDCITYLPAAPEAQAI
- a CDS encoding efflux RND transporter permease subunit — encoded protein: MSRFFIDRPIFAWVLAIVVMLSGILAINTLPIAQYPSIAPPAISVSASYPGASARTLEDTVTQVIEQKMKGLDGLMYMSSTSESNGSVTLTLTFSADTNPDIAQVQVQNKLALATPLLPQEVQRQGVSVAKSARNFLLVAGFVSEDGSMSNIDIGDYVASNVQDIVSRVNGVGEVQLFGSQYAMRIWLDPAKLQNYKLTTADISAAISAQNAQVSAGQLGGMPAIEGQQLNATVTAQSRLQTPEQFRQILVKTNSDGSVVRLADVAKVELGGENYGVVARFNGKPASGLGVKLASGANALETAAGVKKALADLEPFFPAGLKSVVPYDTTPFVSLSIEKVVSTLIEAVVLVFFVMYLFLQNFRATLIPTIAVPVVLLGTFAILSAFGYSINTLTMFAMVLAIGLLVDDAIVVVENVERVMTEEGLSPLEATRKSMDEIKGALVGIAMVLSAVFVPMAFFGGSTGVIYRQFSITLVSAMALSVLVALILTPALCATLLKPSHVHDDSSVLGKFFSGFNRGFDKTNQGAQSFVGRMIKQSKRYLLGYALIVGGMVFIFSQLPSAFLPDEDQGILFNQVVLPAGSTTEQTLKVVEKMEHHFLQEQGEAVKSIFTVTGFSFAGSGQNAALGFVNLKHWDERQRPDLSVGAVAGKAMGYFATIKEAFVFAFPPPAVVELGTANGFNLHLQDRGGLGHDQLLAARNQLLGMAAQSPVLAGVRPNGQEDMPELKLDIDLAKAEALNVSQADINSTLATAWGSSYVNDFIDRGRVKKVYLQGTPDSRMVPEDLTKWYVRNSEGEMVPFSAFATSHWTYGSPRLERYNGFSSMEIQGAAAPGYSTGQAMDEMEKLAKQLPPGFAYEWTGISYEERLSGGQAPLLYALSLLVVFLCLAALYESWSVPAAVMMIVPLGVFGAALAALIAHLSNDIYLQVGLLTTIGLASKNAILIVEFAIHRMEQGLGLVEAAIEAVRLRLRPILMTSMAFICGVLPLAIASSAGSGAQNALGISVIGGTLASSILAVLFVPMFFVLVRRVFPSKHQAAQEKAE
- the trhP gene encoding prephenate-dependent tRNA uridine(34) hydroxylase TrhP, with the translated sequence MNAPELLSPAGSLKAMRMAFAYGADAVYAGQPRFSLRVRNNEFDLDTLAIGIKEAHQQGKKFYLVVNIAPHNSKLQRFVEDMAPAIALGPDALIVSDPGVVFLLRQHFPQMPLHLSVQANTVNWAAVLFWQQQGIERVILSRELALEEIAQIREKVPEMELEVFVHGALCMAYSGRCLLSGYINKRDPNQGACTNACRWSYQSHQAQADEVGQYKPVVSPLAPPVLVEEQGRPGELMLLDEDEHGSYIFNSKDLRAVQHVPALTAMGVHSLKIEGRTKSPYYVARTAQVYRQAIDDAMAGKSFDVDLLQQLNGMANRGFTEGFLRRHVPADLQNYQTSHSEGEQLLVGEFSGEFNAQGQALLQVKNRFSFDDQLLLMTPQGVTALESVFYAADGQPLLIAPGSGYQVWFQLPAGVSPDYGFLLKRQKVQAKATCGDTLCQCG
- a CDS encoding nucleoside deaminase, whose translation is MTDPFMLAAIEQARKSLAEGGIPIGSVLVIGGEIVGRGHNQRVQKSSCVLHAEMDCLENAGRLTAKDYQRAVLYSTLSPCDMCSGTVLLYGIPKVVVGENRTFQGPEDYVKSRGVELVVQDNAECMQLMQDFIATKPELWNEDIGE
- the hemN gene encoding oxygen-independent coproporphyrinogen III oxidase, with translation MQVLWSAELIQKYSVNGPRYTSYPTALSLQPDFPASAVQAALTNAASELCLYLHIPFCQQLCYYCGCNKIVTRHSEKADLYLQNLATEMALYQPLLSDKTISQLHLGGGTPTFLTEDQLSLLMHLLRQHFVFKADAELSIEIDPRSCSLEKLAHLRQLGFSRVSFGVQDFDEQVQITINRVQSEDLVQALVLEAKRLGFSSINLDLVYGLPYQKPERFLQTLQSVLQLDPDRVSLFSYAHMPTRFAAQRKIPTQSLPQAEDKLALLQLAIKEFSEAGYQCIGMDHFAKTTDSLAKAQQQGKLQRNFQGYTTAGQDALIGLGVSSISQVNGVIWQNQKELSHYQQQLNDGQLPLERGFSLSQDDKIRAALISQLICHFKLDIPDFCQRFAIEDFWSYFADALPKLDPLIADGLVQCSDSVIQVTPLGRLLVRLVCASFDRYLHQANSLSYSKVV